One Syntrophales bacterium genomic window, AAGACGTGGTTGTGTGACACTTGTTACACTTTGTATTTTGGTTTTTACATCTACCCCTGCCACGGTGTGACAAAAAAGTGTCACATTGTGACGTTTTTTTTAAAAAGTGTCACAGCCTCTAACCCGCACGGTGACTACATTTGAAGGCTCTGTGTGACGTTTTTACACTTTTATCACTTAACTAATATACGAAGAAAAAATAGAATATATAAAAGTTTTATTTGTGACAAAAAAGTGTCACACTGTCACAAGAGCTTTGAAAGGAGAACCACGTGGATTTTTATCAGATAAAAGAAAGGAGCGCTAAGAGCGGCGTCGTAGAGATTTATCCTGACTTCAAAGTGTGTAGGTCAAAAGATCTTATGGTTCGTGGAAGATCGTTCTATGCAATTTGGGATGAAGAGAAGGGTCTATGGTCTACTGACGAATATGACGTACAGAGACTTGTCGACGCCGACCTTATGTCTCACCGAGAAAAAGCGGTAATGAAGACGGATGGAAATGTCGTTGTAAAATTGATGAGCGACTTCTCCACAAAGTCATGGGCGGAGTTCCGTAATTACATAAGTCATATCTCGGATAATGCCCATCAACTTGATGAGAAACTCACGTTTTCAAATACCGAGGTAAAAAAGAAAGACTATGTGAGTAAGCGGTTAAACTATCCGCTTGAGAGAGGGAAGCATGACGCATTCGACGAGCTTATCGGAACTCTTTACGAACCTGAGGAGAGGGCAAAACTTGAGTGGGCTATTGGAGCGATTGTCTCTGGCGATGCAAAAGATATCCAAAAGTTTATTGTACTTTATGGAGAGGCTGGGACAGGTAAGTCTACAATTCTTAACATTATTCAAAAGTTATTTGAAGGGTATTACACCGCCTTCGAAGCCAAAGCCCTCACCTCGTCAAGCAACGCTTTTGCGACCGAAGTATTCAAGTCCAATCCGCTTGTCGCAATACAACACGACGGTGATCTGTCGAAAATCGAGGATAATACGAAGCTCAATTCAATTGTATCCCATGAAGAGATGACCATGAATGAGAAGTATAAGCCCTCCTATATGGCAAGGGTTAATTGCTTCTTGTTCATGGGTACAAATCGCCCAGTTAAGATAACGGATGCAAAGTCAGGGATTATCCGAAGGTTGATAGACGTAAAACCGACAGGAAAAAAAATACCGCCTAAAAAGTATCAAGCTCTTATGTCTCAGATAGATTTTGAGTTAGGTGCAATAGCTAGTCATTGTCTTGACGTTTATAGGGAGATGGGTAAAAACTATTATAGTTCTTATCGACCTCTTGACATGATACTGCAGACGGACGTGTTCTTCAACTTCGTGGAGTCAAACTACCACACGTTTAAAGAACAGGACGGCGTTACCCTTTCTCAAGCATATGAGATGTATAAATCCTATTGCGATGATGCCATGGTGGAATATAAGACCCCTAGGCATAAATTTAGGGAAGAACTGAAAAATTATTTCGTGACCTTTTCGGATGTTGCCCGCGTAAATGGTACCCAGATACGAAGTTACTATTCTGGGTTTCTTGCCGGAAAGTTTACATCAGCCGTGCAAGCGCAACCTACAGAGGAGCACCAGAATTCGCTAGTGCTAGACTCTACTGAATCTATATTTGATAGTTTATGTTCAGATTGTCCTGCCCAATATGGAAACGAAAAGGACAAGCCCGTTATGAAATGGGACGAGGTTACCACAACGCTGTCAAAAATTGATACAAGTAGAGTGCACTATGTTAAGGTTCCGGAGAATCATATTGTGATAGACTTTGATTTGACAGATGAAAATTGCAACAAGAGCGTCGAAAGAAATCTTGAAGCAGCTAGTAAATGGCCACCAACCTATGCGGAGTTTAGTAAGGGCGGAGCAGGAGTGCATTTACATTATATTTATGATGGGGATACCAGCAAGCTCAGTCGTGTGTTCTCCGATGGGATAGAGATTAAAGTCTTCACAGGAAATGCCTCATTAAGGCGCAGACTCTCAAAATGTAATAATATTCCTATCACCACTATAAATTCAGGTTTACCCTTGAAAGGAGAACCGATGATTAATTTTACTGCTGTAAAAAGCGAAAAGGGTCTTCGGGAGATGATTAAGAGAAATCTCAATAAAGAAATTCATCCTGGAACTAAACCAAGTATCGACTTTATACATAAAATATTAGATGACGCATACGCCTCTGGTCTGGTTTATGATGTAACGGATATGCGACCTAGCGTGTTAGTCTTTGCGAACAATAGTAGTCATCAGTCCGACTATTGTGTAAAATTGGTAGGCCAGATGAAATTCAAGTCCGAAGAACATAGCGAAGCGAAAACAGATTACAAAAGCGACGAGTTAGTATTCTTCGATGTCGAAGTATTTCCTAATTTGTTTGTTGTTGTCTGGAAAGCTAAAGGTAAGAACCCAGTAAGGATGATAAACCCGGGACCAGCAGAGATAGAACCTCTCTTACAGTTCATGTTGGTTGGTTTCAACTGTAGACGATACGACAATCACATTATGTATGCCCGTTATATCGGTTATGATAACGAGAGATTGTTTACGCTTAGTCAACGTATAATCAATGGAAGTAGTAATTGCATGTTTGGCGAAGCATATAATCTTTCGTACACCGATGTTTATGACTTCTCTTCAAAGAAGCAGAGCTTAAAGAAATTTGAAATCGAGCTCGGGATTCATCACCAGGAACTCGGGTTGCCCTGGGACCAGCCGGTGCCTGAGGAGAAGTGGGAACAGGTTGCTGATTATTGTGTAAATGACGTTGTCGCGTTGGAGGCAGTATTCGAGGACAGAAAAGAGGACTACATCGCGAGATTGATAATTTCAGAATTAAGTGGGTTATCTCCAAATGACACCACACAAATGCACACCGCAAAGATTATATTTGGTAATGATCCACGTCCTCAGGATAAATTTGTTTACACGGACTTAGCCACAATATTCCCTGGATACACGTTTGAGAATGGAAAGAGCCAATATCGAGGGGAGGATCCTGGAGAGGGAGGATATGTATACGCTGAGCCAGGAATGTATACGGATGTGGCGTTACTTGAC contains:
- a CDS encoding DUF5906 domain-containing protein, producing MDFYQIKERSAKSGVVEIYPDFKVCRSKDLMVRGRSFYAIWDEEKGLWSTDEYDVQRLVDADLMSHREKAVMKTDGNVVVKLMSDFSTKSWAEFRNYISHISDNAHQLDEKLTFSNTEVKKKDYVSKRLNYPLERGKHDAFDELIGTLYEPEERAKLEWAIGAIVSGDAKDIQKFIVLYGEAGTGKSTILNIIQKLFEGYYTAFEAKALTSSSNAFATEVFKSNPLVAIQHDGDLSKIEDNTKLNSIVSHEEMTMNEKYKPSYMARVNCFLFMGTNRPVKITDAKSGIIRRLIDVKPTGKKIPPKKYQALMSQIDFELGAIASHCLDVYREMGKNYYSSYRPLDMILQTDVFFNFVESNYHTFKEQDGVTLSQAYEMYKSYCDDAMVEYKTPRHKFREELKNYFVTFSDVARVNGTQIRSYYSGFLAGKFTSAVQAQPTEEHQNSLVLDSTESIFDSLCSDCPAQYGNEKDKPVMKWDEVTTTLSKIDTSRVHYVKVPENHIVIDFDLTDENCNKSVERNLEAASKWPPTYAEFSKGGAGVHLHYIYDGDTSKLSRVFSDGIEIKVFTGNASLRRRLSKCNNIPITTINSGLPLKGEPMINFTAVKSEKGLREMIKRNLNKEIHPGTKPSIDFIHKILDDAYASGLVYDVTDMRPSVLVFANNSSHQSDYCVKLVGQMKFKSEEHSEAKTDYKSDELVFFDVEVFPNLFVVVWKAKGKNPVRMINPGPAEIEPLLQFMLVGFNCRRYDNHIMYARYIGYDNERLFTLSQRIINGSSNCMFGEAYNLSYTDVYDFSSKKQSLKKFEIELGIHHQELGLPWDQPVPEEKWEQVADYCVNDVVALEAVFEDRKEDYIARLIISELSGLSPNDTTQMHTAKIIFGNDPRPQDKFVYTDLATIFPGYTFENGKSQYRGEDPGEGGYVYAEPGMYTDVALLDVASMHPTSAIVMEAFGPYTKNYKALLDARIAIKHKDFDLAISTMPLLEKYLADKESADALAYALKIVINIVYGLTSAKFENKFKDPRNVDNIVAKRGALFMIELKHAVQERGFKVAHIKTDSIKIPNATPEIIEFIKSFGVWYGYTFEHEATYDRLCLVNDAVYIARYKDGKHAGEWTATGAQFAQPYVYKTLFSKEKIEFGDMCETKSVSTALYLDMNEGLGEEEHEYHFVGKVGAFCPIKPGKGGGVLLREKDGKYYAATGSKGYRWLEAEVVKALGKEEDVDRTFYAELVDDAVANISKFGDFEWFVSEPVKDAPPWACPCGSEKYDNCFECPNSQNGSLNPCKLGYETIPF